In one Aeromicrobium wangtongii genomic region, the following are encoded:
- a CDS encoding glucosidase family protein: MTTPFVPGVLTAAQVEQTAASIEATQLPSGAIPWFEGGHTDPWDHVQGAMALTAAGRLDAAVQAYEWSRTEQRADGSWAIRYDGDVVTDPNTDSNFCAYLATGVWHHWQATGDRSFLDRMWPVVERGLDAALAMQRPDGAVVWASARGVAEPDALVTGNASIHLSLRCGLALAAAVGGSRPDWELSAARLRHVLDEHPEVFAAKPTHAMDWYYPVLGGALPRSTAEAHIDHRWDEFVTDDLGSRCVSTNPWVTGAETCELVLALDVLGRTEDAIAQLAAMQHLREADGSYWTGLVYDEGVRWPVERTTWTGATVVLAADALSRTTPANGLFRGAGLPLCDWKVDTPCPL; this comes from the coding sequence ATGACGACACCTTTTGTCCCGGGGGTGCTGACCGCGGCGCAGGTCGAGCAGACCGCCGCCTCGATCGAGGCGACCCAGCTGCCGTCCGGCGCCATCCCGTGGTTCGAGGGCGGCCACACCGATCCGTGGGACCACGTCCAGGGCGCGATGGCGCTGACCGCGGCGGGCCGGCTCGATGCCGCCGTCCAGGCGTACGAGTGGTCGCGGACCGAGCAGCGCGCGGACGGCTCGTGGGCGATCCGCTACGACGGCGACGTCGTCACCGACCCCAACACCGACTCCAACTTCTGTGCCTACCTGGCCACCGGCGTGTGGCACCACTGGCAGGCCACCGGCGACCGGTCCTTCCTGGACCGGATGTGGCCCGTCGTGGAGCGTGGCCTCGACGCGGCCCTGGCGATGCAACGACCCGATGGCGCCGTCGTGTGGGCCTCGGCCCGCGGCGTCGCCGAGCCGGATGCCCTGGTCACCGGCAACGCCAGCATCCACCTGAGCCTGCGGTGCGGGCTCGCGCTGGCCGCTGCCGTGGGTGGGAGCCGGCCCGACTGGGAGCTGTCCGCCGCACGGCTGCGCCACGTCCTCGATGAGCATCCCGAGGTGTTCGCGGCCAAGCCGACCCACGCGATGGACTGGTACTACCCCGTGCTGGGTGGCGCCCTCCCCCGCTCCACCGCCGAGGCGCACATCGACCACCGCTGGGACGAGTTCGTGACCGATGATCTCGGATCCCGCTGCGTCAGCACCAATCCGTGGGTGACGGGCGCCGAGACGTGCGAGCTGGTGCTGGCCCTGGACGTGCTGGGCCGGACCGAGGACGCCATCGCCCAGCTCGCCGCCATGCAGCACCTGCGCGAGGCCGACGGCTCGTACTGGACCGGGCTCGTCTACGACGAAGGCGTCCGCTGGCCGGTCGAGCGCACGACGTGGACCGGCGCGACGGTCGTCCTGGCGGCCGATGCGCTGTCCCGCACGACCCCGGCCAACGGACTGTTCCGTGGCGCCGGGCTCCCCCTGTGCGACTGGAAGGTCGATACCCCATGCCCCCTGTGA
- a CDS encoding maltokinase N-terminal cap-like domain-containing protein, with product MTATHEDLVRELAAELPHWLPTQRWFAGKDRPVQAVHPVSWTTVTDGDPLLIHLVVEVEQGTRREPYQLLVGSRQAEIPDVASSAAIGVESGLTCYEASGDADLTAVLLDLIAQEETIGDLTFEKEPGAEVTGGLRAHPITTEQSNTSLVFGSQYILKLFRKLTPGLNKDLMLHRALREVGCQHIADPLGSITGVLDGEPTTIGMLQRFLPDAADGWVMATTSVRDLMADPALAPGEHGGDFSGEAYRLGKAVAQVHADLRAALGTEPADRDNLDATVDAMTERLDRVAAQVPELVPHVPGLRSAFEEIRSVPVPVEMQYVHGDLHLGQVLRTLNGWLLLDFEGEPAASIAERAALRSALRDVAGMLRSFDYAAQQLLVGQPADPLLTEAGMSWARHNRDAFCDGYAKIAGSDPRDSTALLRALELDKAVYEVSYEHANRPDWLVVPLASIERIMTEGS from the coding sequence ATGACAGCGACCCACGAAGACCTGGTGCGAGAGCTGGCGGCCGAGCTGCCGCACTGGTTGCCGACCCAGCGCTGGTTCGCGGGCAAGGACCGCCCGGTCCAGGCGGTGCACCCGGTGAGCTGGACGACCGTCACCGACGGCGACCCGCTGCTGATCCACCTCGTGGTGGAGGTCGAGCAGGGGACGCGGCGCGAGCCGTACCAGCTGCTGGTCGGCAGCCGGCAGGCCGAGATCCCTGACGTCGCGAGCTCGGCGGCGATCGGCGTGGAGTCCGGCCTGACCTGCTACGAGGCATCCGGCGACGCCGACCTGACCGCTGTGCTGCTGGACCTGATCGCGCAGGAGGAGACGATCGGCGACCTCACGTTCGAGAAGGAGCCCGGTGCCGAGGTGACCGGGGGGCTGCGCGCGCACCCCATCACGACCGAGCAGAGCAACACCTCGTTGGTGTTCGGCAGCCAGTACATCCTGAAGCTGTTCCGCAAGCTCACCCCCGGTCTCAACAAGGACCTCATGCTGCACCGTGCGCTGCGCGAGGTCGGCTGCCAGCACATCGCCGATCCGCTCGGCTCGATCACCGGTGTCCTGGACGGCGAGCCGACCACGATCGGCATGCTGCAGCGCTTCCTGCCCGATGCGGCGGACGGCTGGGTCATGGCCACGACGAGCGTCCGCGACCTGATGGCAGATCCCGCCCTGGCACCCGGTGAGCACGGCGGAGACTTCTCCGGCGAGGCGTACCGCCTGGGCAAGGCCGTCGCGCAGGTGCACGCCGATCTGCGTGCCGCGCTGGGCACCGAGCCCGCCGACCGCGACAACCTGGACGCCACCGTCGATGCGATGACCGAACGGCTCGACCGGGTCGCCGCCCAGGTGCCCGAGCTGGTGCCGCACGTGCCGGGCCTGCGCTCGGCCTTCGAGGAGATCCGCTCGGTGCCCGTGCCCGTCGAGATGCAGTACGTGCACGGCGACCTGCACCTGGGGCAGGTGCTGCGCACCCTCAACGGCTGGCTGCTGCTGGACTTCGAGGGCGAGCCCGCGGCCTCGATCGCCGAGCGGGCCGCGCTGCGATCGGCGTTGCGTGACGTCGCCGGGATGCTGCGCTCCTTCGACTACGCCGCCCAGCAGCTGCTGGTGGGCCAGCCGGCCGACCCGCTCCTCACCGAGGCGGGGATGAGCTGGGCCCGCCACAACCGCGATGCGTTCTGTGACGGCTACGCCAAGATCGCCGGCTCCGACCCCCGCGACAGCACCGCGCTGCTGCGTGCGCTCGAGCTGGACAAGGCCGTGTACGAGGTGTCCTACGAGCACGCCAACCGGCCGGACTGGCTGGTCGTGCCGCTGGCCTCGATCGAACGCATCATGACCGAAGGCAGCTGA
- a CDS encoding alpha-1,4-glucan--maltose-1-phosphate maltosyltransferase, whose product MTGRLGIDDVTPQVAGGRDPAKAVVGEHVPITATVWREGHDAVAATVVWWGPDGRERTTRMTDLADGLDHFAATIVPDDVGLWTFRVDAWGDPWATWTHAASVKRAAGQGADELANDLEIGARLLDLKIGRRRKGLLKDAATALRATELPIDDRLALALGPEVQQAMHDDPVRELITEGEPLVLDVDRTRAAFGSWYELFPRSTGGVDPAGNPRHGTFKTTTKALDRVAQMGFDVVYFPPIHPIGRINRKGKDNTLTPTPDDVGSPWAIGAVEGGHDTIHPELGTMKDFDALIKRAKALDLEIALDLALQAAPDHPWAAEHPEFFTVLPDGTIAYAENPPKKYQDIYPLNFDNDPDAAYAEMLRVTMVWVERGVRIFRVDNPHTKPTNFWAWLIATVKKTHPDVLFLAEAFTRPARLYGLGRAGFTQSYTYFTWRTTKAEIIDFAEEIRDHWDESRPNLFVNTPDILPEHLQVGGPAMFAIRAALASTLSPTWGVYSGFEIYEHEPQKPGSEEYLHSEKFELRPRDWAAALEEGRSLEPWITRLNEIRRDHPALQQMRTLHVHDVDHEALVAYSKQDPATGDTVLVVVTLDPHEAREGTVHIDLPALGLAWDDRLVAHDEVTGESYDWGAANYVRLDPTRAVAHILSLQRRPEEPERELT is encoded by the coding sequence ATGACTGGCCGACTCGGCATCGATGACGTCACACCGCAGGTCGCGGGAGGACGAGATCCCGCCAAGGCCGTGGTCGGTGAGCACGTCCCGATCACCGCGACGGTGTGGCGCGAAGGTCATGACGCCGTGGCGGCGACGGTCGTGTGGTGGGGTCCGGACGGGCGCGAGCGCACGACCCGGATGACCGACCTGGCCGACGGCCTGGACCACTTCGCGGCCACGATCGTGCCCGATGACGTGGGCTTGTGGACGTTCCGCGTCGACGCGTGGGGCGATCCGTGGGCGACCTGGACGCACGCCGCGTCGGTCAAGCGCGCCGCCGGCCAAGGGGCCGACGAGCTCGCCAACGACCTGGAGATCGGTGCCCGGCTGCTGGACCTGAAGATCGGGCGACGCCGCAAGGGCCTGCTCAAGGACGCCGCGACGGCGCTGCGGGCGACCGAGCTGCCGATCGACGACCGCCTGGCCCTCGCCCTGGGTCCGGAGGTCCAGCAGGCGATGCACGACGACCCGGTCCGCGAGCTCATCACCGAGGGCGAGCCGCTGGTTCTGGACGTGGATCGCACGCGGGCGGCGTTCGGCTCCTGGTACGAGCTGTTCCCCCGCTCGACCGGCGGCGTCGACCCGGCCGGCAACCCGCGCCACGGCACGTTCAAGACCACCACGAAGGCGCTCGACCGGGTCGCCCAGATGGGCTTCGACGTCGTCTACTTCCCGCCGATCCACCCCATCGGCCGGATCAACCGCAAGGGCAAGGACAACACGCTGACCCCGACGCCTGACGACGTCGGCTCGCCCTGGGCGATCGGCGCCGTCGAGGGCGGCCACGACACGATCCATCCCGAGCTGGGCACCATGAAGGACTTCGACGCCCTGATCAAGCGCGCCAAGGCCCTCGACCTGGAGATCGCGCTCGACCTCGCGCTCCAGGCCGCTCCCGATCACCCGTGGGCCGCGGAGCACCCCGAGTTCTTCACGGTGCTGCCCGACGGCACGATCGCGTACGCGGAGAACCCGCCCAAGAAGTACCAGGACATCTATCCGCTGAACTTCGACAACGACCCGGATGCGGCGTACGCCGAGATGCTGCGCGTGACGATGGTGTGGGTCGAGCGTGGGGTGCGCATCTTCCGCGTCGACAACCCGCACACCAAGCCCACCAACTTCTGGGCGTGGCTCATCGCGACGGTCAAGAAGACCCACCCGGACGTCCTGTTCCTGGCCGAGGCGTTCACCCGTCCGGCCCGGCTGTACGGACTGGGCCGCGCCGGCTTCACGCAGAGCTACACCTACTTCACGTGGCGCACGACCAAGGCCGAGATCATCGACTTCGCCGAGGAGATCCGCGACCACTGGGACGAGTCGCGGCCCAATCTGTTCGTCAACACCCCCGACATCCTGCCCGAGCACCTGCAGGTCGGCGGACCGGCGATGTTCGCGATCCGCGCCGCGCTGGCCTCGACGCTGTCGCCGACGTGGGGCGTGTACTCCGGCTTCGAGATCTATGAGCACGAGCCGCAGAAGCCCGGCAGCGAGGAGTACCTGCACTCGGAGAAGTTCGAGCTGCGACCGCGCGACTGGGCCGCCGCGCTGGAGGAGGGACGCTCCCTGGAGCCGTGGATCACCCGGCTCAACGAGATCCGCCGCGACCACCCGGCGCTGCAGCAGATGCGGACGCTGCACGTCCACGACGTGGACCACGAGGCCCTCGTGGCGTACTCCAAGCAGGACCCGGCGACCGGTGACACGGTGCTCGTGGTCGTCACGCTCGACCCGCACGAGGCACGCGAGGGCACCGTCCACATCGACCTGCCCGCGCTGGGCCTGGCGTGGGACGACCGTCTCGTCGCCCACGACGAGGTGACGGGCGAGAGCTATGACTGGGGTGCGGCCAACTACGTGCGCCTCGACCCGACGCGGGCCGTCGCGCACATCCTGAGCCTGCAGCGCAGGCCCGAAGAACCCGAGCGCGAGCTCACCTGA
- a CDS encoding glycosyltransferase family 4 protein produces the protein MRIALLSYRTKEHCGGQGVYVRHLSQGLAELGHEVEVFSGQPYPEDLDPRVALTKVPSMDFFREPDPFRTPRPSEFRSATDVLEYALTLTGCFAEPLTFTLRASRLLKKRVADFDIVHDNQSLGYGLLAIMRRMPLAATVHHPISRDRRVDLAAAKTWKRKLSVARWYGFVPMQARVARRIPIVLAVAGTSAADSVNDFDLDQEQMRVVPLGVDTELFAPSEDRVPGRIVAIASADRPLKGVVHLLEALAKVRTEHDVHLELVSNLEPGGPTERRIAELGLTDAVHVVNGISDEELGALLASGEIMCVPSLYEGFSLPTVEAMSCGTPIVATRAGALPEVVGTDENGDSECAVLVEPGDADALAAAIRGLVDSPETRARLGAAGRRRAVERYSWTAVAEATVAAYTEAIDAMTARNRHADR, from the coding sequence GTGCGGATCGCACTGCTGTCGTACCGGACCAAGGAGCACTGCGGCGGCCAGGGCGTCTACGTCAGGCACCTGAGCCAGGGGCTGGCCGAGCTCGGCCACGAGGTCGAGGTGTTCTCCGGACAGCCGTATCCCGAGGACCTGGATCCACGGGTCGCGCTGACGAAGGTCCCGAGCATGGACTTCTTCCGCGAGCCCGATCCTTTCCGCACGCCCCGTCCCAGCGAGTTCCGCAGCGCGACCGACGTCCTGGAGTACGCGCTCACGCTGACCGGCTGCTTCGCCGAGCCGCTGACGTTCACCCTGCGTGCCTCGCGCCTGCTCAAGAAGCGCGTCGCCGACTTCGACATCGTGCACGACAACCAAAGCCTCGGCTACGGACTGCTGGCGATCATGCGACGGATGCCGCTGGCCGCCACGGTGCACCACCCGATCAGCCGCGACCGACGGGTCGACCTGGCCGCCGCGAAGACCTGGAAGCGCAAGCTGTCGGTGGCCCGGTGGTACGGATTCGTCCCGATGCAGGCCCGCGTCGCGCGGCGGATCCCGATCGTCCTCGCGGTGGCCGGCACCTCGGCGGCCGACTCGGTCAACGACTTCGACCTCGACCAGGAGCAGATGCGCGTCGTCCCCCTCGGCGTCGACACCGAGCTGTTCGCCCCGTCCGAGGACCGTGTCCCCGGACGCATCGTCGCGATCGCCAGCGCCGACCGGCCGCTGAAGGGAGTCGTGCACCTGCTCGAGGCGCTCGCGAAGGTGCGCACCGAGCACGACGTGCACCTCGAGCTCGTCTCGAACCTCGAGCCCGGCGGCCCCACCGAGCGCCGTATCGCCGAGCTGGGCCTCACCGATGCCGTGCACGTCGTCAACGGGATCTCCGACGAGGAGCTCGGCGCCCTGCTGGCATCCGGGGAGATCATGTGCGTGCCGTCGTTGTACGAGGGCTTCTCGCTGCCGACCGTCGAGGCGATGTCGTGCGGCACCCCGATCGTCGCGACCCGCGCCGGCGCGCTGCCCGAGGTCGTCGGCACCGATGAGAACGGTGACAGCGAGTGCGCCGTCCTGGTCGAGCCGGGAGACGCCGATGCCCTGGCCGCCGCGATCCGCGGTCTGGTCGACTCCCCCGAGACACGCGCTCGTCTCGGCGCCGCCGGACGCCGGCGCGCCGTCGAGCGCTACAGCTGGACGGCGGTCGCCGAGGCGACCGTCGCCGCCTACACCGAGGCCATCGATGCCATGACCGCAAGGAACCGCCATGCTGACCGTTGA
- the treS gene encoding maltose alpha-D-glucosyltransferase → MTATVRETMEDTAPAPDGALEGLDDTPHTGEGIEEDGTLVEPQADDFDHAEQAPSDPSWFKHAVFYEVLVRAFADSNGDGTGDLRGLAGKLDYLQWLGVDCLWLPPFYASPLRDGGYDISDFRAVLPEFGTVEDFVFLLEEAHKRNIRVITDLVLNHTSDAHPWFQQSRNDPEGPYGDFYVWADDDSGYPDARVIFVDTESSNWTYDPVRGQFFWHRFFSHQPDLNFENEAVQEAMIDTLRFWLDLGIDGFRLDAVPYLFEEEGTNGENLPRTHEYLRKVREVVDREYPGRILLAEANQWPADVVEYFGDPAVGGDECHMAFHFPLMPRIFMAVRRESRFPISEILQQTPEIPSGTQWGIFLRNHDELTLEMVTDDERDYMYREYAKDPRMKANIGIRRRLAPLLDNDRNQLELFTAMLLSLPGSPVLYYGDEIGMGDNIWLGDRDAVRTPMQWSPDRNAGFSRADPGRVYLPPIMDPTYGYEAINVEAQQDNAASLLNWTRRMIAVRKQHHAFAEGEFVDLGGSNPSVLSYLRRWERPDGELDVVLCVNNLSRFPQPVELELGAYEGFTPVELTGTVRFPRIGELPYLLTLPGHGFYWFQLSESGDDGERRSMA, encoded by the coding sequence ATGACCGCAACAGTGAGGGAGACGATGGAAGACACCGCACCAGCACCCGACGGGGCACTCGAGGGTCTCGACGACACGCCGCACACCGGCGAGGGGATCGAGGAAGACGGCACGCTCGTCGAGCCGCAGGCCGATGACTTCGACCATGCCGAGCAGGCGCCCAGTGATCCCTCGTGGTTCAAGCACGCGGTGTTCTACGAGGTCCTCGTGCGGGCGTTCGCGGACTCCAACGGCGACGGCACGGGTGACCTGCGCGGGCTCGCCGGCAAGCTGGACTACCTGCAGTGGCTCGGCGTCGACTGCCTGTGGCTGCCGCCGTTCTACGCCTCGCCGCTGCGCGACGGGGGCTACGACATCAGTGACTTCCGCGCAGTCCTGCCCGAGTTCGGCACGGTCGAGGACTTCGTGTTCCTGCTGGAGGAGGCGCACAAGCGCAACATCCGGGTCATCACCGACCTGGTGCTCAACCACACCTCCGACGCGCACCCGTGGTTCCAGCAGTCCCGCAACGACCCCGAGGGGCCGTACGGCGACTTCTACGTGTGGGCCGACGACGACTCCGGCTACCCCGACGCGCGCGTCATCTTCGTCGACACCGAGTCGTCCAACTGGACCTACGACCCGGTCCGTGGACAGTTCTTCTGGCACCGGTTCTTCAGCCACCAGCCCGATCTCAACTTCGAGAACGAGGCCGTCCAGGAGGCGATGATCGACACGCTGCGCTTCTGGCTGGACCTGGGCATCGACGGCTTCCGGCTGGACGCCGTGCCGTACCTGTTCGAGGAGGAGGGCACCAACGGCGAGAACCTCCCGCGCACCCACGAGTACCTGCGCAAGGTGCGTGAGGTCGTCGACCGCGAGTACCCGGGCCGCATCCTGCTGGCCGAGGCCAACCAGTGGCCGGCCGATGTCGTGGAGTACTTCGGCGATCCGGCCGTGGGCGGCGACGAGTGCCACATGGCCTTCCACTTCCCGCTGATGCCGCGCATCTTCATGGCGGTACGCCGTGAGTCCCGCTTCCCGATCTCGGAGATCCTGCAGCAGACGCCCGAGATCCCCTCCGGCACGCAGTGGGGCATCTTCCTGCGCAACCACGACGAGCTGACCCTCGAGATGGTCACCGACGACGAGCGCGACTACATGTACCGCGAGTACGCCAAGGATCCGCGGATGAAGGCCAACATCGGCATCCGCCGGCGGCTGGCACCGCTGCTGGACAACGATCGCAACCAGCTGGAGCTGTTCACCGCGATGCTGCTGAGCCTGCCCGGCTCGCCGGTCCTGTACTACGGCGACGAGATCGGCATGGGCGACAACATCTGGCTCGGCGACCGCGACGCGGTCCGCACCCCGATGCAGTGGTCGCCGGACCGCAACGCCGGCTTCTCACGCGCCGATCCGGGCCGCGTCTACCTGCCGCCGATCATGGACCCGACGTACGGGTACGAGGCCATCAACGTCGAGGCGCAGCAGGACAACGCCGCATCGCTGCTGAACTGGACCCGCCGCATGATCGCGGTGCGCAAGCAGCACCACGCGTTCGCGGAGGGCGAGTTCGTCGATCTCGGCGGCTCCAACCCCAGCGTCCTGTCCTACCTGCGCCGATGGGAGCGTCCCGACGGCGAGCTGGACGTCGTGCTGTGCGTCAACAACCTGTCCAGGTTCCCGCAGCCCGTCGAGCTGGAGCTGGGCGCGTACGAGGGCTTCACCCCGGTGGAGCTGACCGGCACCGTGCGCTTCCCGCGCATCGGCGAGCTGCCGTACCTGCTGACCCTGCCGGGCCACGGCTTCTACTGGTTCCAGCTGTCCGAATCCGGCGACGACGGTGAGCGAAGGAGCATGGCATGA
- a CDS encoding class I SAM-dependent methyltransferase — translation MLTVDFDRLRVGRRTRFIDVGAGAGRHSYEALRRGADVIAYDMDEVELKGVDGMFGAMAEVGEVPPGGSAQVEVGDILDMPYEDGSFDVVLASEILEHVPEIDQAIAELVRITAPGGILAVTVPRWLPERICWALSDEYHANEGGHIRIFKADELQSSIEAHGLTMTHREHAHALHAPYWWIKCAVGVNRDQHPLVRAYHRLLVWDMMKAPAATRLTERALNPLIGKSVALYFSKPF, via the coding sequence ATGCTGACCGTTGACTTCGACCGACTGAGGGTCGGCCGCCGCACCCGCTTCATCGACGTCGGCGCCGGCGCCGGCCGTCACTCCTACGAGGCGCTGCGCCGTGGCGCCGACGTCATCGCCTATGACATGGACGAGGTCGAGCTCAAGGGCGTCGACGGCATGTTCGGCGCGATGGCCGAGGTCGGCGAGGTCCCGCCGGGCGGTTCCGCGCAGGTCGAGGTCGGCGACATCCTCGACATGCCCTACGAGGACGGCTCGTTCGACGTCGTGCTGGCCTCGGAGATCCTGGAGCACGTCCCCGAGATCGACCAGGCCATCGCCGAGCTCGTGCGCATCACCGCGCCGGGCGGCATCCTGGCCGTCACGGTCCCCCGCTGGCTGCCCGAGCGCATCTGCTGGGCCCTGTCGGACGAGTACCACGCCAACGAGGGCGGGCACATCCGCATCTTCAAGGCCGATGAGCTGCAGTCCTCGATCGAGGCGCACGGACTGACGATGACGCACCGCGAGCACGCCCACGCACTGCACGCGCCCTACTGGTGGATCAAGTGCGCCGTGGGCGTCAACCGCGACCAGCACCCGCTCGTCCGCGCGTACCACCGCCTGCTGGTGTGGGACATGATGAAGGCCCCGGCGGCCACCCGTCTGACCGAGCGGGCCCTCAACCCGTTGATCGGCAAGAGCGTGGCGCTCTACTTCAGCAAACCGTTCTGA
- the glgB gene encoding 1,4-alpha-glucan branching protein GlgB has product MTDIFQWPAAIGELDLHLIAEGRHERLWEVLGAHPRTYDGPDGPTDGTSFSVWAPNAQAVQVIGDFNFWGGDQHAMRPIGSGVWSLFVPGVGTGTAYKFRIQGPDGVWREKADPMAFGTEVPPATASVVTRSTHTWTDDAWIAERAKTSPLHAPMSIYEMHLGSWRPGLDYRQLAHELADYLAETGFTHVELMPVAEHPFGGSWGYQVTSYYAPTSRFGSPDDFRWFVDELHRRGFGVIVDWVPAHFPKDEWALARFDGTPLYEHPDPRRGEQPDWGTYVFDFGRREVRNFLVANALYWFEEFHLDGLRVDAVASMLYLDYSRNEGEWVPNVHGGRENLEAVQMLQELNATVYKHHPDVMMIAEESTAWPGVSRPTSEGGLGFGFKWNMGWMHDTLSYLGNDPIHRSYHHGEMTFSIDYAFSENFVLPLSHDEVVHGKGSLWGRMPGDAWNKAAGVRGLLAFMWAHPGKQMVFMGGEFGQETEWAESGSLAWDQLDDPLHRGIQQLVGDLNSFYRSAPALWTIDDQPQGFRWIDASDTAGNVIAFLRIGSDGSQVACIANFAGEPHLDYRIGLPSAGTWREVLNTDAEIYGGSGVGNLGAVEAEEVPMHGFEASAVLQLPPSGVLWLAPEA; this is encoded by the coding sequence ATGACCGACATCTTCCAGTGGCCCGCCGCGATCGGTGAGCTCGACCTGCACCTGATCGCCGAGGGCCGGCACGAACGCCTGTGGGAGGTGCTGGGCGCCCATCCGCGGACGTACGACGGACCGGACGGCCCCACCGACGGCACCTCCTTCTCGGTCTGGGCGCCCAACGCCCAGGCCGTGCAGGTCATCGGCGACTTCAACTTCTGGGGCGGCGACCAGCACGCTATGCGTCCCATCGGCTCGGGGGTCTGGTCCCTGTTCGTCCCGGGCGTCGGGACCGGCACGGCCTACAAGTTCCGCATCCAGGGCCCCGACGGCGTGTGGCGTGAGAAGGCCGATCCGATGGCCTTCGGCACCGAGGTGCCACCGGCGACGGCATCGGTCGTGACCCGCTCGACCCACACCTGGACCGATGACGCGTGGATCGCCGAGCGGGCCAAGACGTCGCCGCTGCACGCGCCGATGAGCATCTACGAGATGCACCTGGGCTCGTGGCGGCCCGGCCTGGACTACCGTCAGCTGGCCCACGAGCTGGCCGACTACCTGGCCGAGACGGGCTTCACGCACGTCGAGCTGATGCCGGTCGCCGAGCATCCCTTCGGCGGCTCGTGGGGCTACCAGGTCACGTCCTACTACGCGCCGACGTCCCGCTTCGGGTCCCCGGACGACTTCCGCTGGTTCGTCGACGAGCTGCACCGCCGCGGCTTCGGCGTCATCGTGGACTGGGTGCCGGCGCACTTCCCGAAGGACGAGTGGGCGCTGGCCCGCTTCGACGGCACCCCGTTGTACGAGCACCCGGATCCGCGCCGCGGCGAGCAGCCCGACTGGGGCACCTACGTGTTCGACTTCGGGCGCCGCGAGGTGCGCAACTTCCTGGTCGCCAACGCCCTGTACTGGTTCGAGGAGTTCCACCTCGACGGCCTGCGCGTGGACGCCGTCGCGTCCATGCTGTACCTGGACTACTCCCGCAACGAGGGCGAGTGGGTGCCCAACGTGCACGGCGGCCGCGAGAACCTCGAGGCCGTGCAGATGCTGCAGGAGCTCAACGCCACGGTCTACAAGCACCACCCCGACGTCATGATGATCGCCGAGGAGTCGACCGCGTGGCCCGGTGTCAGCCGGCCGACCAGCGAGGGCGGGCTCGGCTTCGGCTTCAAGTGGAACATGGGCTGGATGCACGACACGCTGTCCTACCTCGGCAACGACCCCATCCACCGGTCGTACCACCACGGCGAGATGACGTTCTCGATCGACTACGCGTTCAGCGAGAACTTCGTGCTGCCGCTGTCGCACGACGAGGTCGTCCACGGCAAGGGATCGCTGTGGGGCCGCATGCCCGGCGACGCCTGGAACAAGGCAGCCGGCGTGCGCGGTCTGCTGGCCTTCATGTGGGCCCACCCCGGCAAGCAGATGGTGTTCATGGGCGGCGAGTTCGGCCAGGAGACCGAGTGGGCCGAGTCGGGCTCGCTGGCCTGGGACCAGCTCGACGACCCGCTGCACCGGGGCATCCAGCAGCTGGTCGGCGATCTCAACTCGTTCTACCGCTCGGCGCCCGCACTGTGGACGATCGACGACCAGCCGCAGGGATTCCGTTGGATCGACGCCAGCGACACCGCGGGCAACGTCATCGCCTTCCTGCGCATCGGCTCGGACGGCTCGCAGGTGGCGTGCATCGCCAACTTCGCGGGGGAGCCGCACCTGGACTACCGGATCGGCCTGCCGTCGGCCGGGACCTGGCGCGAGGTCCTCAACACGGACGCCGAGATCTACGGCGGCTCGGGGGTCGGCAACCTCGGCGCGGTCGAGGCCGAGGAGGTCCCGATGCACGGCTTCGAGGCGTCCGCCGTGCTGCAGCTGCCGCCCAGCGGCGTCCTCTGGCTGGCCCCGGAAGCCTGA
- a CDS encoding class I SAM-dependent methyltransferase gives MPPVSFPAELAALVDATRGFMPADEGLALHAAATEYLQGGVAMEIGTYCGKSTIYLAHAASVTGSTAATIDHHRGSEEQQPGWEYHDESVVDPELGLMDTLPFARRAIAASGLEEFVVLMVGRSSAISRWWQSPLDLVFIDGGHTEEAAQADFHGWAPHVRLGGALVIHDVFPDPADGGQAPYRIYRQALDSGEFVERSVTGSLRVLQRVVLSAHVH, from the coding sequence ATGCCCCCTGTGAGCTTTCCCGCCGAGCTGGCCGCACTGGTCGACGCGACCCGCGGCTTCATGCCGGCCGACGAGGGCCTGGCGCTGCACGCCGCCGCGACGGAGTACCTGCAGGGCGGTGTCGCGATGGAGATCGGCACGTACTGCGGCAAGTCGACGATCTACCTGGCGCACGCCGCCTCGGTGACCGGTTCGACCGCGGCGACGATCGACCACCACCGGGGCTCCGAGGAGCAGCAGCCCGGCTGGGAGTACCACGACGAGTCGGTCGTCGACCCCGAGCTGGGGCTCATGGACACCCTGCCCTTCGCGCGGCGGGCGATCGCCGCATCGGGCCTGGAGGAGTTCGTGGTGCTGATGGTCGGCCGCTCGTCGGCGATCTCGCGCTGGTGGCAGTCGCCGCTCGACCTGGTGTTCATCGACGGTGGGCACACCGAGGAGGCGGCGCAGGCGGACTTCCACGGCTGGGCGCCGCACGTGCGCCTCGGCGGCGCGCTGGTCATCCACGACGTGTTCCCCGATCCCGCCGACGGCGGCCAGGCCCCGTACCGGATCTACCGGCAGGCCCTGGACAGCGGTGAGTTCGTGGAGCGCTCGGTCACCGGGTCGCTGCGCGTCCTGCAGCGGGTCGTGCTCTCCGCGCACGTGCACTAG